GTGCAGGAACCACTTAGTTGAAGGTTTCTTTTCTGTCCAAAATATGCTTTTTCGAACCAATCAATCGCCAAACTCAATCTGTAGGCAGTGTATTGTCTCGTTTCCCACGTTCACCAACTCCTACTCCTGTAATGCGTGTTCTCGAAAGAGGGGCAACGCTCTTCACAATCTAATGTCTCTTGCCGTAAAAACAAAAATGAAACGGTCTCTAAACCATGCTGATGAGGTTATGCTGCAGAAAAAAGAACCTGGAGAAGAaacccatcccccccccccccccccgccggACCGGTGGGGAACCCAGTCTCGCTCGTTTAGCTTCTTGGCCTCAGCATCACCTTCCAATGCCCGGTTGCGAACTGCATCGTGATGTACTGGCGGAAGTCGATTTCCTGGCCAGGGACCTCGAGTACATCGAACCTCTGAAGCAGGTTCGCGGCCACCATTCTCATCTCAGCCCATGCGAAGCTGGAAACCCCCACGTTAGAGACTACGGATGACAAGTGACATATACAAAATTTGATGCGTTTTGGGGCTGGGCAACGGAAACTCACTTGATACCAATGCAAGAATGCTTGCCGCCGGAAAAGGGGTAGTACGCGTCCATGCTTCACGACTCGTCAGTAACCCTCCCCCAAAACGAGGAATGTGTCATGCAAGGCACTACGGGAAGCAAAACTTACTCGGGGGCAGGGGCGCCCTCCCTCTTGTCCTCGGAGAGCCATCTCTCGGGCCAGAACCGCTCGGCCTGGGGCCAGTAGTCCTCGTTGCGGTGCAGGTCGCGGtacgaggccgagacgacggTGTGGGGGGGCAGGTCGTAGCCGCACAGCTTGACCCATTGGTTCCCCGTCCTGCGGCCCATCTCCGAGGCGATCGGGTGCAGGCGGAGGTTCTCCTTGATGCAGGCCTCGAGGTACTCGTACTGGGCCTCGCTGCGGACCGACTTGCTCGTCacgatctcgtcggcgaagccTTTGGAGGGCAGCGTGGCCAGGAGCTTGGCGCGGACGTCCGGGTTGCGAGCGAgctcgaggaagaggcagCCGATGGTGCCGGACGTGGTCTCGGAGCCGGCGAGGAGCACTTCGGCCATCtggtcgacgatgtcgcggGCCGACATGGTGGTGCCGGTGTCGGGCTTCTTACCCTCCTCGATGAGGTGCTGGAGGAGGTCGCGGCGCTCGACCTCCGAGGTGCGTTTGCGGcgctggacgacggcgtcgatggccgTGATCATCTCTGCCGGCCAATCGAATttgatgtcgatgccgaACGACCGGAAGAACTTTTTGACGTACACCGTCTGTTGTTAAAAGAAAAAGTGAGTAAAGAGCGAATGGAAAAGCCGAGGATCTTGGGAGCTGGAGACACACCTGGTAACGCTTGCTGAGACCGTCGAAGATGGAGCGGGGGATGGACTTCCAGATTCGCTCGTccacgccgtcctcgatcATGCTGTTTGGGTTCGTCTGTCCAAACCCCTTCCCGAAGGAACTCTCTCCCATACTGTTGAATACATCGTCagtgttttgttttttgtcATTTTGAAAGAGTGACGTCCGGCGCAACCTACATGTCCAGAGCAACATTGTGAAGGTCGTCCATCAGATCGACCTCGAAGCCCTCCTTCGCGTAGTACACGGGGTCCTCGTTGATCTGCGTTTGGTATTTGTTGAGCACATCGCGGACGGTGGTCTTGAAGAAAGTctcgaggttgtcgatgtAGTTGACGGTGAAGGCGGGGGACAAAAAGCGCTTGAGGCGCTTGTGCGGCTCCGGTCGACTATTTGGAAGGGGGTTTCGTGTTAGGGTTTCGTCGTAAGGTGCTGTgggcagaagaaagaaaacctACATTTCACCGAACAAGCCCGGGCTAAACTTGTCTCGAGAGATCTCGGCATACATGGCCACTTTGGGGAGATCGGTCTTCACCAAGATCTCCTTCATGGCCTCCTTGTCCGAAATCCAGACCTGGCGAGGGCCCAGGCGGACGATCGACCCATACTTGGCATGGCTCCTTTCTACCAGCTTCCAGATGGTGCCGGTGGAAAAGAGGTATTGCAAGTGCAGTGTCGTAAGAGGGGCATACCAAGGCCCTGGGACCTTGCTTAGGGGAGACTTGAAGGCCGTGATTTTGTGCTTGAGTTGAAGCCCGGCAAAAGCAACAACCAAGAAGTAAATAGCAAGCAGGTAACCTGAGGCCATCTTGCAGTGACAAGAATAGGTCTGTATCAGAGTTGAGATTGTGCAAAGGAAGGACGAACTGATGTGATGAAGGGCTTGATTTGACAGCGAAGACGAAGGGGGCTCGTCCTACTTGTACCGGAACACGGCCAGCCATCATTCTGTATTTGTCGCGCTTGCCGACGGAGTGATAACAGTCCAGCGTCTGTGGGATGAGTTCTCAActctccttgccctgggcTCTCTCCCTCAAGGAGTTCGCGCAGGCTCACATAGCTTTGCAAGCAAACCCCAGGCAGCCGGCCGCCTCCGGGTGTCTTGGCTGCCTGGCGCCGGGAAGCCGTCTTGAAGGAAGTACACGACTCAGTTAGGGGAGCATTACAGCTGTATGAAGTCGTTGTGAAATTTGATGCGCTGTTTCAACCCGTGTGAACTCTGTTAAATTGGTTAACATGTTGGCAACCAGAGAGAACTGCTAGCTGCCCTTGACCCCCCCGGGGGGAGATGCAGGTTCAGGACGCGGAGGAGGCCGGCGCTCGAACCACATCCTTGATCATGTAACGTACGGCAACAGGCCCCTTCCCTTGACTAAGGCGGCGCAAGAAGGGATGGCAGAGCCGAACGGCCTAAGCATGAAACCTTACTCAGATGTGAACCAGCCCGCAAACCTCTCTGTAGTATCTGGAGGGGCTAAACTGGGCAACCTGAGTTACCCGTTTTAGAAAGTAACATCACCGGGACGTGCCCCCCTCAACATGGAATGGCACAACGGGTTGCTTGTCAAAGtgaggagggagaaaagCTTAAATCAGGTTCAGTGGCGATGCGACGCTGACGGCACGCTTTGCGAACAGTGTTCACTTAACAGACATGTCTCGGTTTCGGCCAAGTCCTCGGTCTCAAAACGGTGCCCAAAAATGGATCTATAATTTCTTGTCTATCATACTCTCCGCAACTCCGCGCGCGCTCCGCTCTATCAAAACTCTGAAAATCTGTTCTAGAGTCTATAAAAAAAAGTCTATGTCTATGACTCTCATTCTCTCTTCTGCTCTTTTTCTGTGTATCCGTCCAGGAAGAAAAGGTGCAACTTTAGACCGTAGAGCTATGCCAACCCATGTCTATTTGGCCCATCTCATAGCACCCTTGCAGTTGGGGTCCTGCTCGACGTACTTGAGGGAGCCAAAGACGGACCAGAGCTGGCCCATGAAGCTACGGTCATCACGGTGGTAGAGGTCGCCGAGAAGAGGCTTGATGGACTCAGTCGCCTCATCGGCCTTGTAGAAAGGAATGCGGCTGTGTGTTTCGTTAAAAGGGCTGTTCGGAGCAGGGGCGGACCTCGGTATGGGAAGCGCGagggtggatggatgaacTTACGGGAAGAGGTGGTGGACGACGTGCTTCTCAATGATGCCGTGGAACAGATGCTTGCCAATGAAGCCGAACTCACGGTCGACGGTGGCAAGGGCACCCTTGACGAAGGTCCAGCCCTCCTCGTTGTAGTGAGGGACCTCGGGGTGGTTGTGATGCAGGTAGGTGATGGCAACTGAGGGGGCGGAGGCTTGGTTAGCAAATGTGACGAGACGTAAAGCACGTGAAGCTTGAGCAGCAGATGTTCAAGGATCACAAGTGAGGGGAtggagaaagaggaggagaaagaggaggaggggtaATGCATACCGAGCCAGTGGTGGACCCAGAAGTACGGAACGGCGTAGAGGAGCATGACGGTGGAGACGTCAAGGACCTGGGCAGCCTTGTACAGAGCGGAGAAGGTGATGGCCAGACCAATGTCCgagatggcgatgaagatggcCTCATTGGGGCGGAAGACGGCACTGGTGGGGCCGAAGTGGCTGACGCCCAGCCAGCGACCCAGGCCGTTGACCTCGCGCTGCAGGCTACCCTTGCCGGCGGTGGCATTGAAGAAGAGGTAGGCCTGCCAGCCGAAGAGCTGGTGGGTGATGAGGTTGATGAGCTGGGTGACGGGGGTGTCCTCGAAGAGCTCGTGGAGGTCGATGCTGCCGAACAGGGGCTTGCGGGAGGGCTTGGGCTGGGTGGCGGGGACGAAGGCCATGTCCTTTTGCATGTGGCCGGTGAagcggtggtggcggtggtgggaGAACTTCCAGGAGAAGTAGGGGACCATGAGGAACGAGTGGAGGACCCAGCCGACGCAGTCGTTGATCTTTGTGTTCTTGGAGAAGGCGCCGTGGCCGCACTCGTGGCCGAGGATCCAGACGCCGGTGCAGACGAGGCCCTGGACGAAGCCGTAGGCCATCCAGGCGGTGGCGCGGAAGATGGGGTCCTGGATGGCGGGGATGTAGGTGAGGGCGGCccagacgaggccggcgaccatGGTGAGGTCGCGGAAGACATAGTAGAAGGACGTCACGAGCGAGGGCTCGAAGCAGTGAGCCGGGATGGCGTCCCTGATGGTCTGGATGTCAGGGAAGACGGGCTCGTTGCTCTTCTGTAAGCTCGTTAGTATTTCCATAATTCTTTCCCTCTTATCACGGATGGGGGGTGGGCTGTAACGCGGCTACCGGAAGCCGATTTCCGGACTGACCTGGGGCTTCTCGACCACCGTGGTGGTCGAGGTACGTTGACGGGTCGCCATTGTTATTGCGTGGCTTTCTCGCGGTTTGTGTTTGTTTTGGCTTTTGTTGGTTggccggtgatggtggtgaagTGTGAAGTTTCCACGCTCtcactttctctctctcactctctcactcgtTGTAGCTCTCTCAAAGTATATGAGATGAACGAAAGGTGAGATGGAAATCTCCTTCAAGTGGCCGGCACGGGGGATTATGATGGAGATGTGAGGGAAGTGATGGAAccaggaagagaaggaaagcTGAGGAGAGGGAACGGAGAAAAAGGTGAAATTTTCTCACTTTGCCCGAGGTtaggggggggaaggagaaAGGGTAACAGCAGAGGGGGGGCAGGcagagagggaagaagaaaaaaaggttCAGATCTCACACGGGCAAAGATTAAGCCAAGGGGACACACACGGGTAGCAGACCGCCAACAAGAGCAGAGAGCGAGTGAGATTGagaatgagagtgagagacgACGTGTCTCCTTGTCCTCATTTTTTAGCAGCACCAGCATGAAAAGTGTGGGCCAGCGAGCATCTGGTGAGGACGATCCTGGGAAATAGGGGTCCAATCCAGTCTGGACTTAATCGTAcgctgccttccttgccttaCCTTGCCTTACCTTGCCTTGCCCACACATGCAATTTTTGTCCAGGCGTTTGGCACATTGGCACATTGGTGCGCAAAGCGGCAGAAAATTTTACGGCTGTTGCATGATGACCCATGGTGAAGAGcgagggtgagagtgagagtgggAGTTAGagtgaaagagagagaaagagagagcgagaagTGTGTTTGGCATTTTGCGAGACGTGACTCGCCACCGGGTCTAACCTTGCGGCTTGGCCCAAAGCAAACGACAGACTCAAGAGAGCCTCCCGGGCTCGGAGTCTTCCGCAGGCGTGTTCCATGACtcgatgatgacggccaCATAAAGgtgttcttttcttttttcttttttttttgcgcCGCAAATATGATTGATTTGCTGAAGAATTATCTCATCTCTCCGTGTCCTCagacctcgtcgtccagaagGCATACCGCATaacacgcacacacgcacacacacacacacacacacacacacactcatAAGAGGCAGCCGGCTGCAATCTCGGGTGGTGGGTATTATCAGATCAGGAGCCTAATGTTGAGGAAACGCGCATCTGTCTTTGCGGCGAGAGTTCCAAGGTCCCCAGGATGTCCCAGAAGAGGCTTTCGTCGCTTAAACGAAAACTAAACGCAATGCGGCCTAGCTGTTGAAGAGTTCCAAGGGTCCGGATCCACGTGCGGATAACAGACAAGGCTTGGAACCTCCACAGGAAAGGGTCCTCCTCAACCCCAACactttttccttttccttgccCGCCCCCTTGCTCTCTTGCTCTCTTGCTCTCTTGATACGGGACCCGGAAATGATACCCACCCTTGTGTGTTTGAGCTTGAACCTCGTTTAACCCGTGTGGTGgccctcttctttctccaAGACCCTGAAAACCAACCTTTCCGTTGACTAGAGTGCCCATTCCGACATTCCTCATTGGCCAGAGGCTCTCGGAACCCTCTCCATCTTTGCTCTCCCAACCCTTGCTCAGAGATTCAAAGCCGGGCGCCCCCCAACTGCGCCCCCAACTGTTCAAAACGAGGGACCGTGCGAAAGCAGCGGCGTCGCGTCCCACTCGGGGCTTTAcgggaagagagagagggggcgGGATGTGGAtggaaaagggggaaggCGGTCAGCGaaacacacgcacacactcacacacacacacgcacaagTCATTGACATGTGCGCAGACTCCGACACGAGGAACACGAGTCGACAGCCGGGTGATGATGCTGACACCATCAGCCACCGCCTGCCATTATTCGTTGCCGTGTCTGTTTTGGCCTAGGGCCTGTCATGGCTTGTGCCGTGCctgggagggagggggggccaaGGGTAAGGTTGGCGGCAGCTTTGGCGCACGTCCTAGCCAGATTCCGTTCCCTCGCGTCGcgttcctgttcctgttgCTGTTCCTGTTGCTGGCCCAACGTCGCCGTAAAGCTTAAACGGCCTTCGATGTGGGTTCTAGAAATGAAGAGAGCCTGTAGGTTGTAACCAAAGACCCGAACTGCTAGGGACAACCCTTCCGCCTCCGCCCTGGTAGGTCGGAAACCCTTTTTTCTACGCTTTACGCTTGACCTTTCTCTTGCCTTCGTTGTAACCCGCGCGCCTGAGTTGATCTATCAAGCCATTACAACTTCCCTGCCAACCCCTGCGCAAAGTATGCCCATCCTCCATGTCCCTGGCCGACCCCGCGGCTGGCGAGCCTAACGGCGGGCATCACGGAGATGGTCAGTGGTGGAAGTTAATACGTTGTCACGACTTGCATAGTCGGCTGCTGTTGGCCGTCTGATAACTAGGTAGGGAGGaaacctttttttttttactgTGCTCGCCTTCTGTCACATGGACCGCAGTTTACTATTTAGCTCTTGGGAATCCCGCGGCTGAGAGATTGACGTTGAGACGGGGCCAAGAATCACTTGCCAATCCTTAGTCTCTATCAATCACAACATGGCTATTCAGAAGCAGCAGAACGGAACCAGCTCCCCGAGCTTGACAGACTTGCTCGAGTTCGTGAGGCTCAACTCCCCGTACTATGCCAAGTCATGGAAGGCCTGCTGGGCCGAAAAAGACCAACCCGTCGTCTCCTTGAGGGACCTGCCTGTTGTTGACCACGAGTCGTTTTGGGAAGCAAACACTTGCCTCAGCAGCAAAGTGATAACCTCGAAACAGAAGGACGGCATCGTGTTCAAGACGGGCGGTGAGTGATGGTGAAACCGAGTTCGCAACAACTCGACTAACgcaaccccctccccgcaTCCAGGAACAACCGCACACCCCAAGGTGTCGTTCTACAGCCAGAAGGAATTCCACAGCATCTCTTTACAACTTGCCGAGTCTTTAGCCCGCTGCGGGGTTGGCGAAGGAGACATGGTCGCCAACCTCTTCTACGCGGGCGACCTCTACGGGAGCTTCTTGCTGCACATCCTCTCAGTCTACCACCTCCCGAGCGGCGCCATTCAGCTCCCCGTGGCCGGTCATGTGAGTGTCGAGTCGATGGAGAGGCAGAtcgtcgagttcgaggcCACGGTCATCCTCGGC
This genomic interval from Colletotrichum higginsianum IMI 349063 chromosome 9, whole genome shotgun sequence contains the following:
- a CDS encoding Cytochrome p450, with protein sequence MASGYLLAIYFLVVAFAGLQLKHKITAFKSPLSKVPGPWYAPLTTLHLQYLFSTGTIWKLVERSHAKYGSIVRLGPRQVWISDKEAMKEILVKTDLPKVAMYAEISRDKFSPGLFGEIRPEPHKRLKRFLSPAFTVNYIDNLETFFKTTVRDVLNKYQTQINEDPVYYAKEGFEVDLMDDLHNVALDIMGESSFGKGFGQTNPNSMIEDGVDERIWKSIPRSIFDGLSKRYQTVYVKKFFRSFGIDIKFDWPAEMITAIDAVVQRRKRTSEVERRDLLQHLIEEGKKPDTGTTMSARDIVDQMAEVLLAGSETTSGTIGCLFLELARNPDVRAKLLATLPSKGFADEIVTSKSVRSEAQYEYLEACIKENLRLHPIASEMGRRTGNQWVKLCGYDLPPHTVVSASYRDLHRNEDYWPQAERFWPERWLSEDKREGAPAPDFAWAEMRMVAANLLQRFDVLEVPGQEIDFRQYITMQFATGHWKVMLRPRS
- a CDS encoding fatty acid desaturase, yielding MATRQRTSTTTVVEKPQKSNEPVFPDIQTIRDAIPAHCFEPSLVTSFYYVFRDLTMVAGLVWAALTYIPAIQDPIFRATAWMAYGFVQGLVCTGVWILGHECGHGAFSKNTKINDCVGWVLHSFLMVPYFSWKFSHHRHHRFTGHMQKDMAFVPATQPKPSRKPLFGSIDLHELFEDTPVTQLINLITHQLFGWQAYLFFNATAGKGSLQREVNGLGRWLGVSHFGPTSAVFRPNEAIFIAISDIGLAITFSALYKAAQVLDVSTVMLLYAVPYFWVHHWLASRALRLVTFANQASAPSVAITYLHHNHPEVPHYNEEGWTFVKGALATVDREFGFIGKHLFHGIIEKHVVHHLFPRIPFYKADEATESIKPLLGDLYHRDDRSFMGQLWSVFGSLKYVEQDPNCKGAMRWAK